From a region of the Vibrio orientalis CIP 102891 = ATCC 33934 genome:
- a CDS encoding DUF3069 domain-containing protein, with translation MSDVNQSEQPKVDLAEVSAELRQVIEFDEVPEAMHYMVTSIHDVSEEAVREAWNELPNSAQNVLDNFEQFHALISVSQAFAGLNVMEEFPTLDLPKEMTEEQKEEYRAQLLDQVLHNCVKDMVKQIKKARRDPILKRDFTDVFAK, from the coding sequence ATGTCTGACGTTAATCAATCAGAACAACCGAAAGTAGATTTGGCAGAAGTTTCTGCAGAACTGCGTCAAGTTATCGAGTTTGACGAAGTACCAGAAGCAATGCACTACATGGTGACGTCAATCCACGATGTTTCCGAAGAAGCTGTTCGCGAAGCTTGGAACGAGCTACCTAATAGCGCTCAAAACGTTCTAGACAATTTTGAGCAGTTCCATGCACTTATCTCAGTAAGCCAAGCATTTGCCGGCTTGAATGTGATGGAAGAGTTCCCGACTCTAGATCTTCCAAAAGAGATGACTGAAGAGCAAAAAGAAGAGTACCGTGCTCAGCTGCTTGATCAAGTTTTACATAACTGTGTTAAAGACATGGTGAAACAAATTAAAAAAGCACGCCGCGATCCAATTCTTAAACGTGACTTCACGGACGTATTTGCTAAGTAA
- the modC gene encoding molybdenum ABC transporter ATP-binding protein ModC, which produces MSHLTILYRQQLGELEFDIDLQLPEKGITAVFGRSGAGKTSLINVIAGLSQPSSGLIQINNATLYDSDHKIDIPTFKRNVGYVFQDARLFPHYKVKRNLTYGVKAHDKQHFEQITNLLALKPLLERYPNQLSGGEKQRVAIGRALLSKPDILLMDEPLASLDLPRKREVMPFLEQLALQVEIPIVYVSHSLNEVLRLADHLVIIEQGKVAIAGPIEQVWASKAMRPWQSFSEQSTLFEGKLIRHNEQYALSQIELAKNIALWVQRVDGDIGSSVRLQVRANDVSLMLEEPKQTSIRNILKGTITHIETQSHGQERQSVSVTIELAEQCHLNATVTAWARDELQLKQGMSVYVQIKGVSVTQKDIVLSH; this is translated from the coding sequence ATGAGTCATTTGACCATCCTGTATCGACAACAACTCGGCGAACTTGAGTTTGATATTGATCTGCAATTACCAGAGAAAGGCATTACAGCAGTCTTTGGCCGCTCGGGTGCGGGCAAAACATCTTTAATCAATGTCATTGCCGGATTAAGCCAGCCAAGTTCAGGCTTGATTCAAATAAACAACGCAACACTTTATGATTCAGATCATAAGATAGATATCCCCACATTTAAGCGCAACGTCGGTTACGTTTTTCAAGATGCTAGGTTATTCCCTCATTACAAAGTTAAGCGTAATTTGACATACGGAGTTAAAGCTCACGATAAGCAGCATTTCGAGCAAATAACAAACTTACTCGCCTTAAAGCCGCTACTCGAACGATACCCCAATCAGTTATCCGGTGGGGAAAAACAGCGCGTTGCTATAGGCCGAGCATTACTGTCGAAACCCGATATTCTTTTGATGGATGAACCATTAGCTTCATTGGATCTACCCCGTAAAAGAGAAGTGATGCCATTTCTCGAACAATTGGCGCTACAAGTTGAAATCCCTATTGTATACGTCTCTCATAGTTTAAATGAGGTGCTAAGACTTGCTGACCACTTAGTTATCATTGAGCAAGGGAAAGTGGCCATTGCAGGCCCAATAGAGCAGGTATGGGCATCGAAGGCGATGCGGCCTTGGCAATCCTTTTCTGAGCAAAGCACACTATTTGAGGGCAAACTCATTCGTCATAATGAACAGTACGCTTTGTCGCAAATAGAGTTAGCTAAAAACATTGCGCTTTGGGTTCAACGGGTCGATGGTGACATTGGTTCATCAGTGCGTCTGCAGGTAAGAGCCAACGATGTCTCTTTGATGTTGGAAGAACCAAAGCAAACCTCAATCCGAAACATATTGAAGGGAACGATTACTCACATAGAGACGCAGTCTCACGGTCAAGAAAGGCAAAGTGTTTCAGTCACAATTGAGCTGGCTGAACAGTGTCATTTGAATGCGACAGTAACCGCTTGGGCACGGGATGAGTTACAGCTCAAACAAGGGATGAGTGTCTACGTTCAAATCAAAGGGGTGAGTGTGACCCAAAAAGATATTGTTTTATCCCATTAA